The following nucleotide sequence is from uncultured Draconibacterium sp..
GGCAGTTTGGCATAATTGCCTCGTTAAATATTTTGGGGCTTTTTATTCTTTCACTGCTGCTTATCCCAATTATATTCAGTTTTATCGGAGCGCCTTCATCGCGCCACGTTGGTCACCTCGATAATAAATTAGTGACCAGGATTATTCGTAAACTGATGCACATTACACAGAATTACCGACAGGTGGTTTACTTTGTTACCATCGGTGTAATTGTTTTAAGTATTTACGGAATTACTTTAATGAAAAGCTCGGGCTACATGCTCGACGATATTCCTGAAGATGACCCGGTTTATGTTGATCTGAAGTTTTTTGAACGCAACTTTAACGGCCTTATGCCGCTGGAGATAATGGTTGATACCAAAAAACCACAAGGAGTTATGCAATTAACCACTTTCCGGAAAATTGAACAGTTGGAAGATCGTTTGGCTGAATATCCTGAATTATCAGCATCTACATCGTTACTTAATTTGCTGAAATTTGCCAAGCAGGCATTTTATAACGGGCACGAGCGTTATTACAGCCTGCCCAATAACCGCGAAAAAAACTTTATTCTGCAATACGCATCAACCGGCGAAGAAAATGTTGATTTGTTGCATTCGTTTATGGACAGTACCCGCCAGATTACGCGAATAAGTATCAGGGTAAAAGATGTGGGTACCAAACGAATGGAAGAGTTGTATACCCAGTTTAATGCCGATATAGACTCCATATTTACGTCTGATAAATATGATGTAACGGTAACCGGATCGAGTATTGTTTCATTTAAAGGGAATCAGTATTTGTTAAAGAATCTGTTCACTAGCCTTGGCCTGGCAATATTATTGATTTCAACATTTATGGCCATCATGTTCTCGTCGTGGAGAATGGTGATACTCTCACTAACACCAAACATTATCCCGCTGATTTTTACAGCAGCAATTATGGGATTTACCGGCATTCCGATAAAGGCGTCAACCATTTTGGTTTTTAGTATCGCTTTTGGTATTTCGGTTGATAATACGATACATTTTTTGGCCAAATACAGGCAAGAGCTCAATATGACTAACTGGGACATCCGAAAATCGGTTGTAATTGCACTAAAAGAAACCGGAGTAAGTATGTTGTACACTTCGGTAGTGTTGTTTTTTGGTTTCGGAATTTTTACTGTGTCCAATTTCGGAGGAACGCAAGCTATGGGAATTTTGGTTTCGTTAACGTTGCTGGTTGCCGTAACATCAAACCTGATATTGCTGCCATCGTTAATTTCCGGACTTGAGCGGATTACAACAACCGAAGCCTTTAAAGAACCTCTGCTTCATATTTACGACGAGGAAGAAGACATTGAACTTGAAGACCTGGAAATTGTTCCGGATGATGAATTAAACCTGGATAAATAATGTACAGTGTAGAAGAGCTTCAGAAAATTGTGAGTACCGAAGTTGAAAAGTGCTCGAAACAACTCCTTAAAAATAAACCGGTAGAATTGTACAATCCCATTCATTATTCGCTTGATATGGGTGGTAAACGTTTACGTCCGGTATTGGTTCTGCTCGCTTTTAACATGTTTTCTAACGAAATAGAGAAAGCACTTCCGGCAGCAATAGGAATTGAGGTTTTTCATAATTTCACGCTATTGCACGATGATATTATGGACAAGGCTGATGTGCGCAGAAGTCGCCCGACGGTGCATAAACAATTCAGCGAAAATGCTGCTATTTTATCCGGCGATGCCATGGCTTTTCAGTCGTATCGGTATTTCCTTGAAGAGCGGTCAGAAGCTCTTCCCGAAGTTTTAGAAGTGTTTAGTAAAACGGCGCTTGAAGTTTGTGAGGGGCAGCAATACGATATGGATT
It contains:
- a CDS encoding efflux RND transporter permease subunit is translated as MWIKLSRLILRNRILFLSVLAVITIFLGYHARKVEMSYEYASLLPKKDQAYKDYQNFVEIFGQEGNLIIVGVQDTNFFRLDHFNAWKSLCNDLKKVDGVENLLSVSNTYNLEKNKEEKKFEVVNTFPDTIATQEQLDAYVAEFKRLPFYRKLVYNDETDTYLLAITVNKDKMASKEREDLVAGIQEVCHNFEQKEDVKLHYSGVPYIRVVNSVKIKRELYMFSVLALVICIVVLFLFFRSFKAVFVPVLIVIVGVIWAMGMLSLFGYKITLLSGMIPPLLIVIGIPNSIYMLNKFHHEYVSHGNKIKALQRVIIKIGNATFLTNLTTASGFATFIIVKSDILRQFGIIASLNILGLFILSLLLIPIIFSFIGAPSSRHVGHLDNKLVTRIIRKLMHITQNYRQVVYFVTIGVIVLSIYGITLMKSSGYMLDDIPEDDPVYVDLKFFERNFNGLMPLEIMVDTKKPQGVMQLTTFRKIEQLEDRLAEYPELSASTSLLNLLKFAKQAFYNGHERYYSLPNNREKNFILQYASTGEENVDLLHSFMDSTRQITRISIRVKDVGTKRMEELYTQFNADIDSIFTSDKYDVTVTGSSIVSFKGNQYLLKNLFTSLGLAILLISTFMAIMFSSWRMVILSLTPNIIPLIFTAAIMGFTGIPIKASTILVFSIAFGISVDNTIHFLAKYRQELNMTNWDIRKSVVIALKETGVSMLYTSVVLFFGFGIFTVSNFGGTQAMGILVSLTLLVAVTSNLILLPSLISGLERITTTEAFKEPLLHIYDEEEDIELEDLEIVPDDELNLDK